The Paenibacillus yonginensis genome segment TCTCTTTCACTTACCAGTTAAACTGGTTTTACTTTTTCTTGCTCTTGTTGCTGCTGAATGGATCTTCATACTCTTTTACACTCAGCTTATCCACTGCCTGGTCATGTGCCTCTTGCTCTCGAATGTATTTGGCGACGGTGGCTTCATTTAGCCCCACTGTACTTACGTAGTAGCCTTCCGCCCAGAATTTACGATTCCCATACTTATACTTCAAATTGGCATGCTTCTCAAAGATCATGAGTGCGCTTTTCCCTTTTAAATAGCCCATAAAGGAAGACACAGATATTTTCGGTGGAATCGCCACCAGCATGTGCACATGATCCGGCATCATATGTCCTTCTAATATCTCGACTCCCTTGTATTTACATAGACGCTTCA includes the following:
- the tnpA gene encoding IS200/IS605 family transposase, translating into MANKNFSLAHTKWMCKYHIVFTPKYRRKEIYNQVRRDLIEIMKRLCKYKGVEILEGHMMPDHVHMLVAIPPKISVSSFMGYLKGKSALMIFEKHANLKYKYGNRKFWAEGYYVSTVGLNEATVAKYIREQEAHDQAVDKLSVKEYEDPFSSNKSKKK